In Bordetella holmesii ATCC 51541, the following proteins share a genomic window:
- a CDS encoding bacterial extracellular solute-binding family protein (overlaps another CDS with the same product name), with protein MERVSSGENLVGYNILGSYAEARAKNDASLGIVYPTDYALVLSRVAFISKKAKNKNAAKLWMDYLLSKKGQEIVANRAEMASIRDDIDGDNDVDGMTKKLGSALKPIPVNDSLLEYLEQNKRLDFIKQWRAPKGGEPPYL; from the coding sequence ATGGAACGGGTCTCTTCAGGCGAGAACTTAGTCGGCTACAACATACTTGGGTCATATGCCGAGGCGCGCGCCAAGAATGACGCCTCCCTGGGCATCGTTTACCCCACGGATTACGCCCTGGTGCTCTCGCGTGTGGCCTTCATCAGCAAAAAAGCCAAGAACAAGAACGCCGCCAAGCTCTGGATGGACTATCTGCTGTCCAAGAAGGGTCAGGAAATCGTGGCCAATCGCGCGGAGATGGCCTCCATCCGTGATGACATCGATGGCGATAACGATGTGGATGGCATGACCAAAAAGCTGGGGTCGGCGCTCAAGCCCATTCCGGTCAATGACAGCCTGCTCGAGTACCTCGAGCAGAACAAGCGCCTGGACTTCATCAAGCAGTGGCGCGCACCGAAAGGTGGCGAGCCTCCCTATCTTTGA
- a CDS encoding bacterial extracellular solute-binding family protein (overlaps another CDS with the same product name), which yields MFAKSCLAATMAAAFTLAAGAAGAQVPEGYPADYQKIIDGAKKEGKVVIYSTTDTKAAAPIIAGFEAAFPGVKVEYNDMNSTELYNRYISEQASGSGSGDVVWSSSMDSALKLAVDYALKYRSAEAGKLPDWAVWKDSAYGTTYEPAVFIYNKRLIPQGEVPSTHAELAKLIASQPEKFKNKVTTYDIEKSAVGFMLGVQDKANDPHYFDTLRDTAKGGWLYSLRPAP from the coding sequence ATGTTTGCCAAGTCATGCTTGGCCGCCACGATGGCGGCCGCCTTCACGCTCGCCGCCGGCGCGGCTGGCGCACAGGTGCCAGAAGGTTATCCGGCCGACTATCAGAAGATCATCGACGGTGCCAAGAAAGAGGGTAAGGTCGTGATCTATTCCACGACCGACACCAAAGCCGCCGCGCCTATCATCGCCGGCTTCGAGGCAGCCTTCCCGGGTGTGAAGGTCGAGTACAACGACATGAACAGCACCGAGCTGTACAACCGGTATATCAGCGAGCAGGCCTCGGGCAGCGGCAGTGGTGACGTCGTGTGGAGTTCGTCCATGGATTCGGCGTTGAAGCTGGCCGTGGACTACGCGTTGAAGTACCGCTCGGCGGAAGCCGGAAAACTGCCGGACTGGGCGGTCTGGAAAGACTCGGCCTATGGCACGACGTACGAGCCCGCGGTGTTCATCTACAACAAGCGACTGATCCCGCAAGGCGAGGTGCCGAGCACGCATGCCGAGCTGGCCAAGCTGATCGCCAGCCAACCGGAGAAATTCAAGAATAAAGTCACCACTTACGACATCGAGAAGTCGGCGGTGGGATTCATGCTTGGCGTGCAGGACAAGGCCAATGATCCGCATTACTTCGACACGCTGCGCGATACCGCCAAGGGGGGCTGGTTGTACAGTCTTCGACCGGCACCATGA
- a CDS encoding binding--dependent transport system inner membrane component family protein, with protein sequence MQSLRRKWQSLPRGVVVLLTTLAIYVPLSFIIVQSFLSAPFFSPGKHFSLGAFHFIFDDPAFYKALKSGFILAFGLAAIAIPLGGMLAFLMVRTDLPGRRWIEPLILVPVFVSPMVLGFGYVVAAGPVGFFSLWVQQILGVVPWNIYSLTSIVIIAGLTHVPHAYLYISSALRSMGSDVEEAARVCGASPLRVMTSVSLPMVRPAMLYATVLLFFLGLEVFGLVLVLGDPEGNLVLATYLYKLTNKLGIPSYHLMAAVAVVLIAMTIPLVMLQRRLMRTANRFVTMKGKASRARALPLGRWRWLAGGVVAVWLLVTIIVPLIGVLLRAFVSNWGMGVSLLDVLSLDAFRTVFSQSNLIRAIINSVAVGVLGGALAVFCYLFIGLAMHRKPDNVTRFLDYSVLVPRAVPGLLAGLAFLWVFLFVPMWLDNALEDGWLSALPFAEWLRDNFIEWLRAMRSTIFSVWLAYTVVWMAYGLRLISSTLLQVGPELEEAARSTGASRAQVTRHVTVPLAKYGLIGSWPLMFLVFEREYSTGVYLLSPGTETIGSMLVSLWASGAIDIVAALSFINIVLVVFGLGVALRFGVKLHD encoded by the coding sequence ATGCAGTCATTGCGCAGAAAATGGCAATCCCTGCCGCGCGGCGTTGTCGTGCTGCTCACGACACTGGCCATCTATGTGCCGTTGTCGTTCATCATCGTCCAGAGTTTTCTGTCGGCGCCTTTCTTTTCTCCCGGCAAGCATTTCAGCCTGGGCGCATTCCACTTCATTTTTGACGACCCGGCTTTTTACAAAGCCCTCAAGAGCGGCTTCATCCTGGCCTTCGGTCTGGCCGCCATCGCAATTCCGCTAGGCGGCATGCTGGCCTTTCTCATGGTGCGCACGGACTTGCCCGGCCGCCGCTGGATAGAGCCGCTGATCCTGGTGCCGGTGTTCGTCTCACCCATGGTGTTGGGATTCGGGTATGTCGTCGCCGCCGGCCCGGTCGGGTTCTTCTCGCTGTGGGTGCAACAGATACTGGGCGTGGTGCCCTGGAATATTTATTCGCTCACCAGCATCGTCATCATTGCCGGTCTGACGCATGTGCCGCACGCCTATCTTTATATTTCTTCGGCGCTGCGCAGCATGGGGTCCGACGTCGAGGAGGCGGCGCGGGTCTGTGGCGCCTCGCCCTTGCGGGTGATGACGTCGGTGAGTCTGCCCATGGTCCGCCCGGCGATGCTGTACGCCACGGTGCTGCTCTTCTTCCTCGGCCTGGAGGTGTTCGGGCTGGTGCTGGTGTTGGGCGACCCCGAAGGTAATCTGGTGCTGGCGACGTATCTGTACAAGCTCACCAACAAGTTGGGCATTCCTTCCTACCATCTGATGGCGGCCGTGGCGGTGGTTCTGATTGCCATGACGATCCCGCTGGTCATGCTGCAGCGTCGTCTGATGCGGACGGCCAATCGCTTTGTCACCATGAAAGGCAAAGCCTCTCGCGCGCGTGCCTTGCCTCTTGGGCGTTGGCGGTGGTTGGCCGGTGGCGTGGTGGCGGTCTGGCTGTTGGTGACCATCATCGTGCCGTTGATCGGGGTGCTGCTGCGAGCCTTCGTGTCGAACTGGGGCATGGGCGTGTCGTTGCTGGACGTCTTGTCGCTGGACGCGTTTCGTACGGTGTTCTCCCAAAGCAACCTGATCCGGGCCATCATCAATTCGGTGGCCGTTGGTGTGCTCGGTGGTGCGCTGGCCGTCTTTTGCTACTTGTTTATCGGCCTGGCGATGCACCGCAAGCCGGATAACGTGACCCGATTTCTGGACTACAGCGTGCTGGTGCCGCGAGCGGTGCCGGGGTTGTTGGCCGGCCTGGCGTTTCTGTGGGTGTTTCTGTTCGTGCCCATGTGGCTGGACAACGCATTGGAGGATGGCTGGCTGTCCGCGCTGCCTTTCGCTGAATGGTTGCGGGATAACTTCATCGAATGGCTGCGCGCCATGCGCAGCACCATTTTCAGTGTGTGGTTGGCCTATACCGTGGTCTGGATGGCCTATGGCCTGCGCCTGATTTCGTCGACCTTGCTGCAAGTCGGCCCCGAGCTGGAAGAGGCCGCGCGCAGCACTGGTGCGTCGCGTGCCCAGGTCACCCGCCATGTGACCGTGCCCCTGGCCAAGTACGGCCTGATCGGATCCTGGCCGTTGATGTTTCTGGTCTTCGAGCGCGAGTACTCCACGGGCGTTTATCTGCTCTCGCCAGGCACCGAGACCATAGGCTCCATGCTGGTGTCCTTGTGGGCTTCCGGCGCCATCGATATCGTCGCCGCGCTTTCCTTTATCAATATCGTCCTGGTCGTGTTCGGGCTGGGCGTCGCTCTGCGTTTCGGAGTCAAACTTCATGATTGA